The sequence TACTCAGGCAACCAAAGAAGTAGCCGTTGCTGTCTAAGCGCAAGCGGTTACAGTCGTAACAAAAAGGTGTCGACTCGTTGGCAATAATTCCAAAAATTCCACCTTTAGAAGTGCGCCAGTAATGTGCTGTTGATGCGTGTTCGCGCTTAATTTTTTCTATCTCGTATTTTTCCTGAATCGTTGAAAGGATCTCCTTCTCCGGAAAGAAAAGTCCGTTCTCTGAATGGTATAAATGCCCCATTTTCATTAATTCCAGGTAGCGGATCTTTATGCCCAGTTCTGTTGCATAATCCAGTAATGGAATGATCTGTGAATCGTTTTTACCGCGCATGATCACAGCATTCAGTTTTACATTTAAGCCTGCTTTTACAGCTGCATCAATTCCCTGGAAAACACGGGAAGTATCCGATCGACGAATGATTTTTCCAAAGGTTTTATTATCGAGAGCATCCACCGAAATGTTGATTGAATTTACACCCGCTTCCGCCAGTTTTTCGGCGTTTTCTTTTAGAAAAAACGCATTGGTAGTTAAGCGAATATCGTTAATGCCAAGGTTTTTAATGTTTTCAATAAGTGGGTAAAGATTAGAGTAAAGCAAAGGTTCGCCTCCGGTTAACCGAACGCTTTTTAGTCCCGTCAATCGATGAACTGCATGGATTAACTGTGTAAATTCTTCAACTGTAATTGGTTTATCAGCGCTATTCTGGTCGAGTTGGAGTTTCGTGTTTTCATCAAACTCATTATCAACACAATAAATGCACGAAAAATTACACGAGTTCAGGAGACTTATTCTCAGCTTTTCAAATCTTCTGCCCAGCTTATCTTCAATTTTCAACATGCTTATCTAACTAAAAAAAAAACTATTTGTTCATCATATTCAGACTTTAAGGTATTGTATTTGCAATTGTTTGAGTTTAACTAATAATAATTCAGTTAAGCCTGTTATTTTGTTGAACAGGATTGGTTACTTGCTTGTTATGATGTTGGTTTATAAATATTTGGTGTATTTTTATTTGTTAGAATAGAAATTCACAGAACGAGACTAACCTTTAATTTATTAAAAATGACGCACGAGCTGAAATTACTGTTTAATACGTTAAAATCCTGGCAAGATCTTGGTAAAAAAGCGGTGTTCGTGTCGGTAGTCGATTTAGATGGATCGTCGTACCGCCGGCCCGGAGTTAGGATGCTTATTCGAGAGGATGGTGAATATGCCGGTGCGGTTAGTGGCGGCTGTGTTGAAAGCGAGATCGAACGTCAGGCACAAAGTGTTTTTCGTACCAATAGGCCAAAAGTTATTACTTACGATGGACGTTATCGGATTGGTTGCGAGGGTGTTATTCATGTTTTAATTGAACCCGCTCTGTTGTCGGAAGAACTTATAGAAGCGTTTGAAAATCAGTTGGAAAACAGAAAATCTTTTCAAATGGATTCGTTCTTTTATACCGAAGTGGGCGAGTATGATAATGTTGGTTCAGTACTTCAAATTAATGGCGTTAGCTACCCGTTGAATCCTGATTTTAAGCGAAACGAAACAGCAAGCCAAAAGTGTTTCTCACAAATCTTCGAGCCTTTGTTTCAGCTGTTTATTTTTGGTGCCGAGCATGATGCTGTTCAGCTAAGTCAGGCCGGGAAATTACTGGGATGGGAGGTAACTGTGGTGGCTTCTCCCGAGGAGTCGAAATCGTGTGATTATTTTCCGGGAGCTGCTTCGCTGATCGCTCCATCGTTTGACGCTATCGACACTTCAGCCATTGATGAACAAACTGCGGTGGTTTTAATGACACACAGCTTTAATAAGGACGTACAATACTTGATGGCACTAAAAGATATCAATCCGGCTTATATTGGTTTGTTGGGCTCGGTAAACCGCAGGGAGCGCGTAATTTCGATGTTGCTTGAACAGGTTCCCGATCTTTCGCTGGAATTTATTGAGCAGATTCATGGTCCGGCAGGAATAAACATTGGAGCTGAAAATGCTGCAGAGATTTCGATCTCAATTCTGGCCGAAATATTAAGTGTGGTAAGGAAACAGAAACCTGTGGCTTTGCGCGAAAAAGTAGGTGCCATTCATGAATAATATTCCTATAGTATTGTTGGCAGCCGGCGCGTCTTCAAGAATGGGGCAGCCAAAACCATTATTACCCTGGGGTGAACAAACATTGATTGAACACCAGATAAACACCTTGTTGGCAATTGGAAATCCTGTGGTGGTGGTTTTAGGAAATCAGTCTGAAAGTATAATTCCGATTCTTCAAGGTTTACCAGTTGAATTTACTATTAACGAAAACTGGGAACAAGGCATGGGAACTTCCATTGCTGCGGGAGTTAAATTTATTCAGCAGATTTATACTGACTGTAACGGTGTGATGATAACATTGATTGACCAGCCACTAATTACAACAGACCATTTAAATAACCTGGTTACTAATTTCGAACCGGAGAACCAGCAAATTATTGTTTCACAAGCCGATTCCGGATGGCAGGGAGTTCCTGTATTATTCGATCGTTTTTACTTCGAAGAACTTTCAAAACTGAGTGGGAAAGAAGGTGCAAAAGTAATCTTCCGGAATTACACGCAACATGTAAAAGCTATATCATGTGGTGAAATTCCGGAAGATATGGATACCCCGGAAAGTTATCAGCGATTACTTAACCGGGTAAAAAATTCGTAATCCATTTATCCCTATAAACTAATTTCGGTACTTAGTTTTTTATCTCTGGATGAGGCAGCTGCAAGAATGATATAAATGCCTTCTTCCAGGTTCCAGTTATTAGCTGTTTCGTTCCAGTACGAAAGGTCTGAAATATTTATTTCCATTGTAACTTCAACTGTTTCTCCACTTTGCAATAGCGGAGTTTTTGCAAATGCTTTCAGTTCCTGAACGGGCCTGTCAACCTCTGTGTCCGGTTTCGAAACGTAAATTTCAACTACCTCTTTACCTGCCAGTTTGCCGGTATTTTTCACCTGTACATTTATGCTTATTGTTTCATCGCTAACTTCAACATTCAGGTTTTCATATTCGAAAGTAGTGTACGATAAACCATAACCGAATGGATAAGAAACTTTTAATTCATTCTTATCGAAATGACGGTACCCAACATAAATACCTTCCTCGTAATTGGTGTAATCTTCATTCTTTATAAGTTCCGATTCATCTTTCTTTTCACCCGACGACATCATGCCCATTCCCATTGGTTTTCCTTCCATTGGGAAGTTTGCACTTGAAGCATGATCTTCCAAAGCAATTGGGAAAGTCATCGGAAGTTTTCCGCTTGGAGTAACGGCTCCGCTTAATATGTCAGCAGCCGAATTTCCGCCTTCCTGTCCGCCTTGCCATGCTAACAGAATGGCATCGGGTTTATCTTTCCACGAAGCTGTTTCAATTACACCACCAATATTCATAACAACCACCACTTTTTTTCCTGATGAATGAAATTGTTCACAAACACTGGTAATCAGATCCTGTTCTTTATCCGAGAGGTTAAAGTCGTTTTCTTTTACACGGTCTGCACCTTCGCCACTGTTTCGTCCGATGGTTACAATGGCAATATCGGCTTCACCGGCAATTGTTTTTAGTTGGTTGGAAGTCGGAATAAACTCTGGAGGGGTATAGGCAGTCATCATCGCTTGCAAAGTTCCTTCCGGTTTTTCAAAAGCTTTTGCATTTGCTTCTTTATGCGCTAAAAATGCATCCTTTGCAGCCTGGTTAATTTCATATCCTGAATTAATCAATCCTTCTTCCAAAGAAATGGTGTAAGCTTCATTTACGTCGCCCGATCCTGTTCCGCCTGCAATAAAATCATAGGAGAATAAACCGAACAAAGCAACGTTTTTGACAGCCGTCATCGGAAGAGTTGCAGCTTCATTTTTAAGAAGAACCATTCCTTCAGTTGCTGAATTTCGCGTTACAGTAGCATGCGCTTTTAGATCCGGAGCATCGCTATACGCATATCCTTCCATTTTTTTCGATTTCATAATCAGTGTAAGAATACGCTTCACGGCGGTGTCGATATCCTTTTCAGAAAGATCTCCGTTTTCAGCCGCTTCCATCAGCGATTTATATTGATTTCTGGTGCCTGGCTCAAACAGGTCGTTTCCGGCACTAAGTTCAACAGGAGCGTTGGTTCCGCCAAACCAGTCGGTCATTACAATTCCTTCAAAACCCCACTCATCGCGCATGATATCAGTAAGCAGATCTTTACTGGCAGCAACGTAGGTTCCGTTCACCAGGTTGTATGACGACATGATAGTCCAGGGCTGCGATTCTTTTACAATAATCTCGAATCCTTTTAAGTAGATTTCGCGCATGGCACGGTTGGAAACAATGGCGTTATTTTTATTGCGATTGGTTTCCTGGTTGTTGGCAACGAAGTGTTTAACTGAAGTACCCACACCGTTTGATTCGATACCATTTACCATGGCTGCGCCAATTTTACCGGTTACAACCGGATCTTCCGAGTAATATTCAAAATTTCTTCCGCAAAGTGGATTTCGGTGAATATTTGCTCCGGGGCCAAGAATAACGTCGATGCCATATTCGCGGGTTTCATTTCCCATGGCTACACCAACTTTTTCAACAAGCTCTGTATTCCATGTTGATGATAACAAAGAACCGATTGGAAAAGCGGTACAATATTTTGGATCTTTATTCTTTCCACCAAAAGTGGTCAGACGCAAACCTGCAGGACCATCTGACAGAAATAGTCGGGGTAATCCCAAACGAGGGATGGGAACAATTGTACCAACTGCTCCTGGAATGCCGTCTTTAGGACCAAATCCCATGCCCGAACCCATACCTGATCCTTTAACCAGTCTTATTTTTTCTTCCAGTGTCATTTGCGACAAAACATCGATTACACGCGCATCCAGCTCTTGTCTGGCGTCTTCGTAAACATCCAGCTCCTCGTTTCGGTTACGATCTTTAAATGTGTAACCATCAACGGTAATTTCTTTTATTTCAGCTTTGCTGTATTTGTCTTTTTTATCTATGTTGAGGAAATTCTTGTTTACATAAATGGCACCGACAACTGCCACAATAATGACAAGGCCAACAACGACCAGTACAATTTTTAAAAGAATCTTGAAGAACTTTTTCATGATCATTAAGTTTAAATTTTTTTCAAAAATATAAATTAATTCTCCATATGAGGCAAAGTGCCTCAAAAAATAGTTATATTGTAAAACATTTATTTTGAATAGGATGCAAGAAGAAATTAACGATAAACTCAAGAATTATTTTTCCGAAGGGATGGAAGTATTTCTACCACACGTATCAATTAACGTTGTGGTATTTGCTTATGACGATTTTAAATTGAAGGTTTTTTTAAAAAATATTCCCCAGTTAAAAAGTTGGTTATTGCCCGGTGGTCATGTCCGGCGGGATGAAAACCTGGAAGAAGCCGCATATCGCAATCTGTCGCTTTTTGGTGTAAATAATGTTTTTATTCGGCAAATTAAAAGCTTTGGCGATGTTGATCGTGTGTCAGATATTGTTCCGACCGATTACAAAGCGGAATTTGCAAAATCAGAATTTGCGAAATGGGCAACTCAGCGTTTTATATCGGTGGTATATTATGGTTTGGTTCGATTCCGTGATGTTGAACCTACAACCAGTGATTTTTTTGGCGAAAGCACTTGGATGGATGTTAATGATTTGGAGCCCATGGTAATGGATCATGCTGAAATTATTCATGAAACAAAAAAGTTGTTGATTAATGAGTTGTTAACTCATCCGGTGGCATTCAACTTGTTACCCGAAACATTCACACTAAACGACTTTAGAGGTTTGTATGAAGCCATCCTCGACCGTTCCATCGACAGGGGAACGTTTAGACGAAAAATGCTGAAACAGGGTTTGGTAGAAAAGGTTGATTTGAGAAAAGATGTTTTGGGGCGTCCGGCACATCTCTACCGTTTTAATAAGAAAGTTTATTATAAATCGCTGGAACAGGAAGCTAAGTTTGGCTTTTAGTGAGATCAATTTCAAAGAAAAATAAAGCGAGAATCAGTTTTTGAATTGATTCTCGCTTTATTTTAACATTAGCTATTAATGTTTAAAATATTGGATTAAACGCTGAGTTGTTTACTGAAAATTCCGGATCAAAAGCATCCGATTCCATATAATTAAGGATGGATTGATAAAGCTGGGCAGCTTCCGGTTTGTCTAAAATCTCATTCAGTTGCGACATACAAACCAATAGTTTTCCTTCTCCAACTTTCAGTTCAAAAATTAATCCCAATTTGTGGTTACGTTCCAAATTATCTACTATCTGAACGATGGGGTAGTACTCAGTCGGGAGCTTATCTAATATCATCGAGTTGCTGGCTTTGATAATCGAGAACCACTGCCAGTTGGTGTGAAAATCGGTTGGGAAAGCATTGAATAACGGATGTTCGGGATCGGTTAATATTCCCAAAGTTCCCGGCGACACCGCTTTTCCGTTATTCTCGCTTATGGTTTTAAACATGCCGTAATTCCAAAAATCAGGTGGAAATAAACCGGATACACTTTTTCCTTTAACATCATTTTCTTGTGGAAACAGAAGTACTTTTCCTCCTTCTTTCAGTTGGTTTAAAACCTTTTGGTCGGCCTTTGTTGCCACTAAAATATCTTCAGGAGTATTTATTTCATTTTCGGCAGGATAAACCCAGATCGGGTAATCGTTCGAATAATCGCTTTCGGCAATGGAAATGTGCAAGTTTAGCTTGCTGGCCTTGTTAACCGATGATAAATCTGCAGAGACATCACCAAGTTCGGTAAGTCCACCAAAAGGAACTTCGGAGCCTGCAAATTTACCTTCACCAACAACGGTTCCATCCTCTTTTGTTAGAGTCCATGAAATATCGTTGGTAGCCGCTTGATTGGAATAGTTAGCCACAACGGCTTTGGCATTAAATTCTTCTGCGTTTGTGTAGCAATATTTTGGGAATTCCAGTAGCAAAACCACGTCGTTACACGATTGTTTCCATGCTTCAGGAGTGATCACATTTTTGCTGTCCATAAAAGCATCCAAAATGCCCACAAGTGCTGTTCCCTGGCCCGGGAAATCCTGAAGGTCGAGCAGCTGAAAACCTGCAAAACCGTTTGTTCGGATGGCAGCTTCCATTTCGGCTTTGTAGCATAGTGCCGACCATGCGCCGGTTGCCTGCTGAAAAATACTGTCTTTATCCAACATTCCGGCTTTTTCCAAACGGTTTTTGAATATCTCGAGGTTGGTTGCCTTTAAAACACCGGTGTATTTATCTATTTCGTCGTAATCGGGAAATATCTGATACTGTGCAATTTCATGACTGATAATAGGCATATTCATATGTTCCACTGCATAACTAAAATCAAAATCGGTTGATGGAGTTACTGAGTTTAGCCGGGCTCCGTCTTTTGAATCGGCAAATGCATGGGTTAATCGGGTGTGAGTTAGAATTGTGTCGTGTGCAAAAGGCGTACGCGCACCAACAAAAAACTCGCTTGTGGCAGTTGGCGGAATGTAGCCGATGCCGTTGTTGCAACCCATGGTGTAAAGCGGTCGGTCGTCGTAAGCTTTAAATGCGGCAATATTTGCATCCACACGATCCAGGCCTCCCCAAATCTCATTTCCGTGCGAGAACAACACGAACGACGGATGATTAGCGTAAGCATCTAACATTGCAAATGCTTCTTCCTGTAATTGTTCCGAAATCGTATCTGAGTCTAAACCGCCCCAAAACGGTAATTCCGGTTGAAGGTAAATTCCCTCGCGGTCGGCAGCAATAAACGCAGCTTCCGGCGGACACCAGGTATGAAAGCGGTAATGGTTGATGCCGTAGTTTTTGGCAATTTTAAAAACACGTACCCAGCCTTCAACATCCATTGGCGGATGTCCGGTTAATGGAAAAACACAGGCATCGTGTTTGCCGCGTAAGAAGGTTGTGCGGCCATTTATTGAAAATTGTGTTCCGTCAATAGTAAACTCACGCATACCAAACGTTTCCGATTTGCTATCCTGAATTCCGTCGCCGGTAACCACGGCGGTAAGTTTATAAAGTGGCTGCTTGTAGTCGTCCCACAATTGGCAATCGTTTCCAAAGTCGTATTCGAGTTGAATTTTGCTTTGTGCGTTTATCGTTGATTTTAATGTTTCTAAGTGAGTGATTTTTCCATTTTCCGATTTTTCAACAAAAATGTCAATAGCTAATTCTCCTTCGGGCTGATTCTCAATTTTCAGATTGATGAGGGCTTTTTTGTTCTGAACATCGGGAGTAATGCGCAGATCGGAAATGTAAGTTTTTGAGGTGGCTTCCAGATGAATTTTACCAATTATTCCGTTCCAGTTGGTTTGTGTGTCGTCGGTGTATATGTGCACATTTCCGTATGGCGTAAGTTTCAAATCGTTGTTTACCTGGATGGTTATAAAATGATCGCCGGGAGTTAGGAACTCGTTTAGATCGTACCTTTGCTCCGATTGCAACAAAAGCGAAGATCCAATAAACTGATCATCAACCCAAACTTTTGATGGTTTGGTTCGCTCCAGCTGAAGTTCCAATCGTTTATCCGTCAAGTTTTCTGGAATAGTAACTTTTTTCCGGTACCAGGCCACTCCTTCGTAAGTGTAAATACGGTTTAGGTGGAGAGTTGTTGAGTCGGTATTTAAAAATCCTTTTTGGTTCGAATCTGTAGTGCCGGGCAACATCACCGAATCATCAAAATCAGAAAGGTACCATTGCTGTTCTTCCCCGATTTGTGCAGTGTCGAGAGCAAACTGCCATTCGCCCTGCAGGTCAATACTATTTCGATAGTTGGGAGTTTGAGTTGTGCACGAAATTACGGCCAATAACAGAATCAAATACAAGTTCTTCATTCAAAAATATTTTAGGACACACTGCCCGGTTTTTACTTAGCTTATTGTAAAAATAACAAAATAAAGTTCAGGTTCACTTTTGCCAAGTGGCGAGTAAAATTATAATTTGAATTAAGATGCACTCAGTCAGTGCAATAGCTTTTGCAAAAAAATACCCGCCTTACTTAAAAGACGGGTAATTTTGTGAATATAACTATTCAATTTTACATCAAAATCTGACGGGCGTAGTTCACGCAGGTTTTTACTTCTTTCACTGCATTCGACCATGGTTTTACTTCGTATTCCAACTCAATGTCGCAGTAAATCGGCCATTTTTCCTTTTTGATCAGAAGCAACACTTCTTCCAATGGCATTTGTCCTTGTCCCCAAACCTGGTTTTGGTTAGGCGGATCAGTTGCCGGACCGGTTTTGTCTTTAATGTGAATACTGAAAATACGGTCGTGGTATTTCCGCAGTATGTCGCAAGGATTTTTGCCGGTAGAACCAAAATAGTGCCCGGAATCAAAGTTAAACATTACGGCAGGCGAAATGCCTACAAAGTTATCGTAACTGAAACCTTCCACCTCTGCAAATTGCATGTGCTGATGAAAAACGGCGTACATACCGTGTTTCTCGGCAATTGGTCCAAGCTTTTTGGCCGCAGCTTCGCTTATCTCTTCACTAACACCTTTTGCGCCGAGTGCTTTGGCTACTTTAAAAGCGTAATCAATTTCTTCGTCCGACCACTGTGAAGGCGAGAATTTAACAATGTGTGGTTTTATTCCTGCATCATCCAGCAATTTTTTCGCGGCTGCCACTTTCTTCATGTCAACATTCAGACGGAACTTACGAACTTCCTCATTGTATTTATCCATTCTGGCTTGTTGTTCGGCATTTAATTGTGGACGGCCTCTTCGGCGCGGTTGAGGTGCCTCTCCACTTGATTCTTGTTCTGCTTGCTGCTGTCGGCGTATCTCCATAAAAATTTCCATCATAGGACTTTCGGGTGCTCCCAAATAGGTTTCCAAATCGCCGCTCATTAATTCAATTGAGCTGATGTTGCACTCCTTGCAATATTTTACAATATTTTCCAGTCCGCCCGGCATGGTGCGCCAGCTGTAGGTTATGGCGCCAATATGCACTCCACCAAAATTCGAGTTGGGATTGTCATTTTTCTGCGCCGGATTTGCCAAGGCAAAGTTTACCGGAACCATTGAAACGGCCGCTAAAGCAGCTGAACTACCTAAAAATTTTCTACGCGATAGTCCGTTATTTTTGTTTTTGCTCATTGCAATTAGATTTTAAAGTTTACAATTTCCATCCGTTACGGTACTCGTAATGGAAGTAGTTATTTGCCTCTTCGCAGTTGGTAATTTTCATATTCTCTGCATCATATTCCAGCGTTTTATTCAGCTGTTGCGAAACCACTGCAATGTTTGTAAGAAGCATAATCTCAGTAAGTTTTGAAGAAACTTCGAAATCGTTGGCTGCTTTGCGGCCTTCTTTAATGGCTTCAATAAAATCAACATAAACGCTGCTTGGGCGTTTCAGCCATTTTTCAGGTTCAACAAAACCCGGATCGTTAGGAACCAACTCGGGCGCTGCTCCATGAGTTCCGTGCATCAACATACCTTTATCGCCAATGTAAAGTGCTTCACGAAGCTGGCGATCGGTTTCCAATTCTGCAGGACGAGCAGGTTTTATACCACCGTCGCTCCAGGTTACTTTTACCGGAGGCATGTTTCCGCGTGCCGGAAATTCGTAAGTAACACTCTCTGCCTGTGGAAGATATTCGTTGTTGAAAGGTGTTGTTGTTGCCTGGATTTTTGTTGGCATACCCAGGTTTAGTGCCCAGATTGGTGCATCGAAAGTATGTGCTCCCATATCGCCCATGGCACCGGTACCGTAATCCCATAAACCGCGCCATGCAAAATGAGTCGTTTCAGGGCTGTAAGGTTTTTCGGGTGCAGGTCCTAACCACAAATCGTACTTCAAATTGGCCGGAACTTCAACACCTGCCGGACGATCAATATATCCTTGTCGCCAAACCGGACGGTTCGACCACATGTGAACTTCCTTAACATTTCCGATTGCTCCCGATTGGATCCACTCAACGGTTTGCATGGTTCCTTCAATGTTGTGTCCCTGGTTACCCATTTGACTAACAAGGCCGGTTTCTTT comes from uncultured Draconibacterium sp. and encodes:
- a CDS encoding nucleotidyltransferase family protein, translating into MNNIPIVLLAAGASSRMGQPKPLLPWGEQTLIEHQINTLLAIGNPVVVVLGNQSESIIPILQGLPVEFTINENWEQGMGTSIAAGVKFIQQIYTDCNGVMITLIDQPLITTDHLNNLVTNFEPENQQIIVSQADSGWQGVPVLFDRFYFEELSKLSGKEGAKVIFRNYTQHVKAISCGEIPEDMDTPESYQRLLNRVKNS
- a CDS encoding XdhC family protein, yielding MTHELKLLFNTLKSWQDLGKKAVFVSVVDLDGSSYRRPGVRMLIREDGEYAGAVSGGCVESEIERQAQSVFRTNRPKVITYDGRYRIGCEGVIHVLIEPALLSEELIEAFENQLENRKSFQMDSFFYTEVGEYDNVGSVLQINGVSYPLNPDFKRNETASQKCFSQIFEPLFQLFIFGAEHDAVQLSQAGKLLGWEVTVVASPEESKSCDYFPGAASLIAPSFDAIDTSAIDEQTAVVLMTHSFNKDVQYLMALKDINPAYIGLLGSVNRRERVISMLLEQVPDLSLEFIEQIHGPAGINIGAENAAEISISILAEILSVVRKQKPVALREKVGAIHE
- a CDS encoding GTP 3',8-cyclase MoaA; its protein translation is MLKIEDKLGRRFEKLRISLLNSCNFSCIYCVDNEFDENTKLQLDQNSADKPITVEEFTQLIHAVHRLTGLKSVRLTGGEPLLYSNLYPLIENIKNLGINDIRLTTNAFFLKENAEKLAEAGVNSINISVDALDNKTFGKIIRRSDTSRVFQGIDAAVKAGLNVKLNAVIMRGKNDSQIIPLLDYATELGIKIRYLELMKMGHLYHSENGLFFPEKEILSTIQEKYEIEKIKREHASTAHYWRTSKGGIFGIIANESTPFCYDCNRLRLDSNGYFFGCLSNAHGEKLMPYINNDELLTSKLQGLLLLKQPVKFHGSELSMRNIGG
- a CDS encoding Gfo/Idh/MocA family oxidoreductase — encoded protein: MKSNNKNSQSFSRRTFIGTSAAAAAGFTIVPRHVLGGTGYMSPSDMVNIAGIGVGSQGGGDIQNIATPDVPIKRAFNMSGFLMQPYAGIKPERSGFARQRRSSEEVEDSDAPVQMGAAGSGESFKHANIYALCDVDHDYAGHIMAGYPKAKKYHDFREMIDNEKEIDAVLIGTPDHTHAVIAAYAMRAGKHVFVEKPMAKTIHEVRFLRDLAKETGLVSQMGNQGHNIEGTMQTVEWIQSGAIGNVKEVHMWSNRPVWRQGYIDRPAGVEVPANLKYDLWLGPAPEKPYSPETTHFAWRGLWDYGTGAMGDMGAHTFDAPIWALNLGMPTKIQATTTPFNNEYLPQAESVTYEFPARGNMPPVKVTWSDGGIKPARPAELETDRQLREALYIGDKGMLMHGTHGAAPELVPNDPGFVEPEKWLKRPSSVYVDFIEAIKEGRKAANDFEVSSKLTEIMLLTNIAVVSQQLNKTLEYDAENMKITNCEEANNYFHYEYRNGWKL
- a CDS encoding sugar phosphate isomerase/epimerase, giving the protein MSKNKNNGLSRRKFLGSSAALAAVSMVPVNFALANPAQKNDNPNSNFGGVHIGAITYSWRTMPGGLENIVKYCKECNISSIELMSGDLETYLGAPESPMMEIFMEIRRQQQAEQESSGEAPQPRRRGRPQLNAEQQARMDKYNEEVRKFRLNVDMKKVAAAKKLLDDAGIKPHIVKFSPSQWSDEEIDYAFKVAKALGAKGVSEEISEAAAKKLGPIAEKHGMYAVFHQHMQFAEVEGFSYDNFVGISPAVMFNFDSGHYFGSTGKNPCDILRKYHDRIFSIHIKDKTGPATDPPNQNQVWGQGQMPLEEVLLLIKKEKWPIYCDIELEYEVKPWSNAVKEVKTCVNYARQILM
- a CDS encoding glycoside hydrolase family 3 C-terminal domain-containing protein codes for the protein MKKFFKILLKIVLVVVGLVIIVAVVGAIYVNKNFLNIDKKDKYSKAEIKEITVDGYTFKDRNRNEELDVYEDARQELDARVIDVLSQMTLEEKIRLVKGSGMGSGMGFGPKDGIPGAVGTIVPIPRLGLPRLFLSDGPAGLRLTTFGGKNKDPKYCTAFPIGSLLSSTWNTELVEKVGVAMGNETREYGIDVILGPGANIHRNPLCGRNFEYYSEDPVVTGKIGAAMVNGIESNGVGTSVKHFVANNQETNRNKNNAIVSNRAMREIYLKGFEIIVKESQPWTIMSSYNLVNGTYVAASKDLLTDIMRDEWGFEGIVMTDWFGGTNAPVELSAGNDLFEPGTRNQYKSLMEAAENGDLSEKDIDTAVKRILTLIMKSKKMEGYAYSDAPDLKAHATVTRNSATEGMVLLKNEAATLPMTAVKNVALFGLFSYDFIAGGTGSGDVNEAYTISLEEGLINSGYEINQAAKDAFLAHKEANAKAFEKPEGTLQAMMTAYTPPEFIPTSNQLKTIAGEADIAIVTIGRNSGEGADRVKENDFNLSDKEQDLITSVCEQFHSSGKKVVVVMNIGGVIETASWKDKPDAILLAWQGGQEGGNSAADILSGAVTPSGKLPMTFPIALEDHASSANFPMEGKPMGMGMMSSGEKKDESELIKNEDYTNYEEGIYVGYRHFDKNELKVSYPFGYGLSYTTFEYENLNVEVSDETISINVQVKNTGKLAGKEVVEIYVSKPDTEVDRPVQELKAFAKTPLLQSGETVEVTMEINISDLSYWNETANNWNLEEGIYIILAAASSRDKKLSTEISL
- a CDS encoding sugar-binding domain-containing protein, with the translated sequence MKNLYLILLLAVISCTTQTPNYRNSIDLQGEWQFALDTAQIGEEQQWYLSDFDDSVMLPGTTDSNQKGFLNTDSTTLHLNRIYTYEGVAWYRKKVTIPENLTDKRLELQLERTKPSKVWVDDQFIGSSLLLQSEQRYDLNEFLTPGDHFITIQVNNDLKLTPYGNVHIYTDDTQTNWNGIIGKIHLEATSKTYISDLRITPDVQNKKALINLKIENQPEGELAIDIFVEKSENGKITHLETLKSTINAQSKIQLEYDFGNDCQLWDDYKQPLYKLTAVVTGDGIQDSKSETFGMREFTIDGTQFSINGRTTFLRGKHDACVFPLTGHPPMDVEGWVRVFKIAKNYGINHYRFHTWCPPEAAFIAADREGIYLQPELPFWGGLDSDTISEQLQEEAFAMLDAYANHPSFVLFSHGNEIWGGLDRVDANIAAFKAYDDRPLYTMGCNNGIGYIPPTATSEFFVGARTPFAHDTILTHTRLTHAFADSKDGARLNSVTPSTDFDFSYAVEHMNMPIISHEIAQYQIFPDYDEIDKYTGVLKATNLEIFKNRLEKAGMLDKDSIFQQATGAWSALCYKAEMEAAIRTNGFAGFQLLDLQDFPGQGTALVGILDAFMDSKNVITPEAWKQSCNDVVLLLEFPKYCYTNAEEFNAKAVVANYSNQAATNDISWTLTKEDGTVVGEGKFAGSEVPFGGLTELGDVSADLSSVNKASKLNLHISIAESDYSNDYPIWVYPAENEINTPEDILVATKADQKVLNQLKEGGKVLLFPQENDVKGKSVSGLFPPDFWNYGMFKTISENNGKAVSPGTLGILTDPEHPLFNAFPTDFHTNWQWFSIIKASNSMILDKLPTEYYPIVQIVDNLERNHKLGLIFELKVGEGKLLVCMSQLNEILDKPEAAQLYQSILNYMESDAFDPEFSVNNSAFNPIF